The following are from one region of the Salvia splendens isolate huo1 chromosome 2, SspV2, whole genome shotgun sequence genome:
- the LOC121766707 gene encoding probable trehalose-phosphate phosphatase D isoform X2 — translation MTNQKMVIPDAKSGIPMAFPIAMPDSALFPLNGNLFPVKKLLKKLAPNANGARINALLDSMRASSPTRRPSDAEDHGSWNLHHPSALTMFDEITAAANGKQIVVFLDYDGTLSPIVEDPDRAFITTEMREAVRDVAKLFPSAIISGRCRAKVYDFVKLSELYYAGSHGMDIKGPSKRHISQRKGNQTVLCQPARAFLPIIDEVYRALIEQVKHIPGAKVENNRFCLSVHYRCVEEKKWVELADQVKLVIKDYSQLRLNHGRKVFEIRPTIKWDKGNAVEFLLESLGYSESSDVLPIYIGDDRTDEDAFRVLRERGQGLGILVSKAPKETNASYTLQEPTEVMHFLRSLVEWKKLSLLRH, via the exons ATGACGAACCAAAAAATGGTCATTCCCGACGCGAAATCGGGCATCCCGATGGCCTTCCCCATTGCAATGCCCGATTCGGCCCTTTTCCCGCTCAATGGAAACCTCTTCCCAGTGAAAAAACTGCTCAAGAAGCTCGCACCCAATGCGAACGGAGCAAGGATCAATGCCTTGCTCGACTCGATGAGGGCCTCCTCCCCCACACGGAGGCCCTCGGATGCCGAGGACCACGGCTCTTGGAAT CTCCACCACCCATCAGCTCTTACCATGTTCGATGAGATCACGGCCGCCGCCAACGGCAAACAGATTGTCGTGTTCTTGGACTACGATGGCACTCTCTCCCCCATCGTCGAGGACCCTGACCGCGCCTTCATCACCACTGAG ATGAGAGAAGCTGTCAGAGACGTCGCAAAATTGTTCCCATCGGCCATTATTAGTGGGAGATGCAGAGCTAAG GTGTACGATTTCGTAAAATTGTCGGAGCTTTACTACGCCGGTAGCCATGGAATGGACATTAAAGGGCCATCAAAAAGGCATATATCACAAAGAAAA GGAAATCAAACTGTCCTCTGCCAGCCTGCAAGGGCATTTCTGCCTATAATTGATGAG gtatACAGAGCTTTGATAGAGCAAGTGAAGCACATTCCCGGAGCTAAAGTGGAAAACAATAGATTCTGTCTCTCCGTTCACTACCGCTGCGTGGAGGAAAAG AAATGGGTCGAGTTGGCCGATCAAGTTAAGTTGGTGATCAAGGACTACTCGCAACTCAGGTTGAATCACGGTAGAAAAGTATTCGAGATTCGGCCAACTATCAAGTGGGACAAGGGGAATGCGGTTGAGTTCTTGTTGGAATCGTTGGGCTACAGTGAGTCGAGTGATGTGTTGCCTATCTACATAGGCGACGATAGAACTGATGAAGATGCATTTAGA GTTTTGCGAGAAAGGGGTCAAGGACTAGGAATCCTAGTTTCGAAGGCTCCAAAGGAAACAAATGCCTCCTACACTTTGCAAGAACCAACCGAG GTAATGCACTTCCTACGAAGCTTGGTGGAGTGGAAGAAGTTGTCCTTGCTAAGACACTAG
- the LOC121766707 gene encoding probable trehalose-phosphate phosphatase H isoform X1, translating to MTNQKMVIPDAKSGIPMAFPIAMPDSALFPLNGNLFPVKKLLKKLAPNANGARINALLDSMRASSPTRRPSDAEDHGSWNLHHPSALTMFDEITAAANGKQIVVFLDYDGTLSPIVEDPDRAFITTEMREAVRDVAKLFPSAIISGRCRAKVYDFVKLSELYYAGSHGMDIKGPSKRHISQRKVSKKRIYFDYYCHKIYFSLTNFLMFNVCIIQGNQTVLCQPARAFLPIIDEVYRALIEQVKHIPGAKVENNRFCLSVHYRCVEEKKWVELADQVKLVIKDYSQLRLNHGRKVFEIRPTIKWDKGNAVEFLLESLGYSESSDVLPIYIGDDRTDEDAFRVLRERGQGLGILVSKAPKETNASYTLQEPTEVMHFLRSLVEWKKLSLLRH from the exons ATGACGAACCAAAAAATGGTCATTCCCGACGCGAAATCGGGCATCCCGATGGCCTTCCCCATTGCAATGCCCGATTCGGCCCTTTTCCCGCTCAATGGAAACCTCTTCCCAGTGAAAAAACTGCTCAAGAAGCTCGCACCCAATGCGAACGGAGCAAGGATCAATGCCTTGCTCGACTCGATGAGGGCCTCCTCCCCCACACGGAGGCCCTCGGATGCCGAGGACCACGGCTCTTGGAAT CTCCACCACCCATCAGCTCTTACCATGTTCGATGAGATCACGGCCGCCGCCAACGGCAAACAGATTGTCGTGTTCTTGGACTACGATGGCACTCTCTCCCCCATCGTCGAGGACCCTGACCGCGCCTTCATCACCACTGAG ATGAGAGAAGCTGTCAGAGACGTCGCAAAATTGTTCCCATCGGCCATTATTAGTGGGAGATGCAGAGCTAAG GTGTACGATTTCGTAAAATTGTCGGAGCTTTACTACGCCGGTAGCCATGGAATGGACATTAAAGGGCCATCAAAAAGGCATATATCACAAAGAAAAGTGAGTAAAAAACGAATTTACTTTGATTACTATTGtcacaaaatttatttttcattgactaattttcttatgtttaatgtatgtatTATTCAGGGAAATCAAACTGTCCTCTGCCAGCCTGCAAGGGCATTTCTGCCTATAATTGATGAG gtatACAGAGCTTTGATAGAGCAAGTGAAGCACATTCCCGGAGCTAAAGTGGAAAACAATAGATTCTGTCTCTCCGTTCACTACCGCTGCGTGGAGGAAAAG AAATGGGTCGAGTTGGCCGATCAAGTTAAGTTGGTGATCAAGGACTACTCGCAACTCAGGTTGAATCACGGTAGAAAAGTATTCGAGATTCGGCCAACTATCAAGTGGGACAAGGGGAATGCGGTTGAGTTCTTGTTGGAATCGTTGGGCTACAGTGAGTCGAGTGATGTGTTGCCTATCTACATAGGCGACGATAGAACTGATGAAGATGCATTTAGA GTTTTGCGAGAAAGGGGTCAAGGACTAGGAATCCTAGTTTCGAAGGCTCCAAAGGAAACAAATGCCTCCTACACTTTGCAAGAACCAACCGAG GTAATGCACTTCCTACGAAGCTTGGTGGAGTGGAAGAAGTTGTCCTTGCTAAGACACTAG